TTAGCAGCTGGAAATGGGGAGGAACTGGTACCAAGTGACTAGCCACCTCTCTGCACACCACAGTTTGTGAACTTCTTGGGCCTCACTAATGCAAACCTGCATAACAGCTCCTATCTGTGGGGAATTGTGTTTAGACTTCAAGTcattctcaagactaaatgtgtCTGGCTCTTGACATAGTTATGTTTCATCAGCAAAGGTACTGGAGGTTGCAGATTACTGGTCTTCAGATCCTGCCCAGGTCAGCAGTGACTAAATGTCAGCATCTGTTGGCTGCTTGATGGCCTGTATGAAGTGAGCTGGCATATCCCAGTCCAGGTTCTGGTGAGCAAGCAGCCACCTCATAAAAAACATCTCCCCTGCAGTTACAGTACCTGTAGGTACTATTGGCATTCTCATCAGATAAGCCAAGTTTTGAATGGACCAGGAAGACTGAACTACACTGCAGCTCTCGTAGGGATCTCCCAGTGAGAGttggggcagtgtgtgtgggaaGCTGGCATTGGTGTTGCTCGTGCTGTACTTCCTCAGTGGACTCCAGTCTGCAGGGCACCTTTCACAAACAGTAAACACACACCCCCTTTGCTGCTGCTAGAAACCGAAATATGGGCAGCGTGACAAAATCTTAGGCTCCCTAGGTCTGCTTAAAGTCCCTCTAGATCTGCTCATAGATGCTGTTTGCATTTCTGACGTGCTGCCTAGCACTGTGCTCTGCTTCTAGTCCATTCTGTTCTTAACGAGACCACCAAATTCTTGAACCACTTGCATTATTTGCGAATGAGCCCTGCCTGGTTTGTTTTTAGATGAGGAGTGCCAGAAGGAGGGCGTGGAGTatgtccctgcctgcctcctgcagaaGAGACAGCGGCGACGAGATGACCAGGCCGAGGGGAGCAGGCAGCCCCGCAGAAAGGGAGAATTTTGGGAGCCTATGTCCAGTGAAGAGGAAGAAGATGACACAGATGATAGCATGAGCGACCTGTACCCATGTGAGCAAGAGCTTTTGTGTTTTCTGACTGTCTTAAAGGGGTGCTCTCAGTTTCtattccctggctcctcctcttcCTAGTTGGCTACCCGCTGGGAAGCCGCAAAGCCAACTCAATTTAATGTCAATTTAAACTTCGTTAGCAGCATGGGGGAGGGATGCCTGGAGATAATTTATTGTTGGTTGCTAAcagaaaagaacaaaattgtaGGAAAAGAGATGTAGCGTTTCCTTTGCTAGCAttagagggcagcagcaggactggATCCAGCCAATGATTTTACTGATGTAATGCCAGCAGGAGGAACACGTGGCACGTACAACATGTATGTGGGAAGGTGGTGATTCCTAAACACAGAATCCAGAGTGGGTGGGGGTTACTCTTCTCCAGATCCTGAGCATTAAATGCCAATTTTCACTGAATCGCCACCAAGACTGAGATCGTACAAGGGGAGAAGCACTTGTCAGCACAGGACCTGCCGGAACCTGCATGCTCACAGGCGACGTGCACTCCTCTGCCTTTCCCAGAACAGTCCTGGAGCCTACAATCCCACCCACCCTGCAGAGGATTTCCTACCAGGTAGGGTGAATTCTATTAAGTTCCTGTCTAAAAAAGACTGGAGGAGAGGTGGGGTTGTAAGGCTACTGGAGTATGTCTGCTAAATATCCCCTGTAGCTGGGCTAATAAGGGTACTGGACACTTACTACTGAAATACGGGGGTTATATTTGTCTTCCTGGTGTCTTGGTAGTAATGTGCTGCCCAGCTGTCGGGGATATTCAGCTATTGCTGATAAAAGGACTGGAATGTGGTGCTTCAGTTTTGCAACCTCCAGTGCCTTTGCTGATGAAACACCTTTAAGAAAGTTGCCTGGGAAGCCATTGGAGTAAGGGCTAAGTCAAAGCAGTAGGCAGAGGAATCTGATCCCAAGTTGGGCCTTACTTTGTGTTTTAGCTGAGCTTTTCCCAGAAAAAAGGCCGGTGGTGCAAGGAGACAGGGAAGGTGGTGATGACTTTGTGACAGACAGCGAGGAAGATGGGGCCAAGCCTGCAGAGGAAAACAGCAGCATGAATGGAGAGGAGAGTGAAAAGATGGACGAGACCAGACGAGCTGGCAACAAAAGGGGAAAGGTGAGTGCTGTGCTGCCATGCACAGCCACATCAAGGGagagtgtttgcagaatcagaggtGAGCCTCTGTGTGTGAGGATGTACTGCATGATTAGACcaatgatccatcccctctcctgTCTGTGAGAGGGGCCGATGCAAGATGGGCTCACCTTTCAGGGGATGTTTCCTCCTGACCCTGGAAGTCTCGTGACTGGCTTAGACCCTGAAGTATTGGGTTTCTATCCTTTAGTGAACTTGTATCCTGGCTAGAGTAACTGGGGATATTATTACCCATACAAATGTCTAGTCCTGGTTTGATTCCTACTGCTTGCTGCCCCAGGAGTGGGAATCTTAGGCCAAGGAGACAGAAGTGTCCTTTAGGTCCTAAAATTACATCCACTACTCCCTCCTTAATCAGTCTCCTTTAGAATGAAAAGGTTGATAGGATTTAAACCCTATCAAGTTGCCCCCTTTACCCTTTCTCAGTGTTCCTGATTCTGCCTGTGGAATCTCTTCACAGGAGCAGACATTttagtcctgatcctgcagtccttgtgTGTTTGGGAAACAGCAGGAATGCATGTTCAGGCCCTGAATGTGTAAAGTGGTCTGGGTTTCAGGAACATCATTGCTGATGAAAAGGATGATTCTAGAAGACAACTCAGAGGGGAGGAGGTAGATTTCCTCCTTGTCTCCCTTCCTCTACCCGGGGAAGAACAGGATCTGCAGTATTTTATGGCTCAGTTCTATGAGGAGCATTTGGTACAGACACTGTATTTGTTGGGAGAAAGGGGGGGATGTTGTTTGTAGATCTTATACAAGGGCTGAGGGGAGCTGGAAGTCAAGTCTTGTCTCTTACTGGCCCTGTGTCCTCAGTAACTAGGACTGGGATTGTATGGACACTCTCAACTTGAAAAACAAGAAGTTTGGTGTGATGCTTTGTGCAAGCATTCTAACCCTGGACACATGCAGAGGTTCTTGGAAAGACAGtgcaatttctctctctccacagccACAGTTGAATTCCTTAAAGAAGAAATTTAAGAGTCACCATCGAAAACCCAAAAGCTTCAGGAAAGCAGCCAATGGAAAATAAACTTTTCTATAAGTATGAAACACTAGTTGGCTGGAGGTAGTTATGTGGCAGTGTTGTTGTCTAAATGGGGCAGGGTGGCACAAGTCCTACTGAAAAGCCTgccccattgtcagattccaacCATCTGTttctgagggggagggggctttAGTAAGCTGGAGCACAAATGGGTTAAGGGTTGATTCTTGAGGCATCCCCAAGCTCTGACTGAGATACCAATGATTGGGTGCCTTATTTTTTGCTGAAAGGGGTGTCATTTTTATTCCACTTCACGACACCCAGGAATCTGCTACACAAGATATTAATACCAAGTGTTAACCAGGGAACACCATCCCTGAAGGGTCACCAACTGGGCGCTCAAGCTGGATACAACAAAGATGCCATAGTTTTATTTTGATGGTttccaaaaatcaaaacattttcaaacacaaCTAAGATACAAAATACAGCATAAAATGAGAGTTTATACTTATTTCTCTTTCCacataaagcaaaacaaaaaaaaaagtgaactcaGAACACTTTGCAAAGCCAATTGGTAGATTACATCCTGCCTTTGAGAGAGCATTCCAACTGTTAGAGAAGTCACTGCATCAGTTCTGGGAGATATGTGGTACAGCAGCGCATGTGAGAAACAGCTAGCCCTCTTGCAAAGGACACGTTGGCTAAAAAGTCACAGTTTGGGTAGGGTACTGGTGGGAAGAGAGCAGTGTATTTAAAAACAAGCCCTCTCCTTACTGCTGATGTTGTACTTTACTTGCAAGATCCCTGCTGCAAATGGCTAGTAACATTCCCCTTTCCTAAAGGGGAACATCTATTTTGTGATGCCTGAACTTCCTATGGGGCTGCAGGCAGCCTCTCCAGGAGAGAGGAATTTCCTGTGGGTTTGTTTTAACccagcttgtgcccaaataaatgttagtctctaaggtgccacaagtactcctttttttgtATCAGTTAGTGTCTGAAATAGTAAACAGTCCCTCTTCTGAAGTGATCAAGCTCCTTAGCTGGGCAGAATGAGGGGATTAACCCTAAGGAAGCTAATTAAGGGGTAGTTACAAGAGCTGTTTCTACCTATTCACTTATAAATACTTGAATTGCCCACAGCAGCTAGAATGTTTGGAAGAGAATATTGCTGCAGCTAAGGAGCATGTGTGTATTCTAAACAGTTGCCTGTTGTAACTGCAGTGTGAAAGTCAGTCATATCTTTTATGTATCGAACGTCAGGAGGAAGCTGAAAGATCTCATTTCCTGCACAATGAAGACACAGGCACTGCAAGAGCAGCTGAGGCAAAAACCTTTCCTACAAaacctgctggggggtggggagggggggaaggcacAGGATAACTATTAAACTCTCTTGATCTCAAATTAATTTAAGAAATCTCTCCAGTGATAGTGCCCTCTATCACTACAGAGGCCATTCTCCCTTACGAGCAGTGTAAGTGGCTGAACATTCTTGGAGGCTTTTCTATTTATCACCAGCTGCTGAGAATCCTGTTTTCCAGGGTAAAGGCAAGAGTGCACTGTCCAGGTCAATGGGCGTAGCAGCATTCCTTGGGGAGGAAAGCCCAGGAGCTGGCTGCCTGCTGGAGATGATGAGCTGGGCTGCTCTTCAAAGTGGAGATGTAAGCAGCTACAGTGAAGGGAGCCATTGATGCAGGAAACCAGGGCAGTTAGCCTGCTGAGCTGCTAGTTAAGGTCACAGGGTGAGTGTCTCACAGAGTCCAAGTCAATAAGaccaaccaaaaaaacaaacaaacccatccCACCAATTTAGGCCACTAGCAGAGGCTAAAATGCCCCTTCCCAGCAGGGATGAATGTGAGGTGAAAGAAGAGATTACGCTGATGGGGCAAAGTCAGGACCTCTGTTTCCCTTCAACCCACTTACACTAAAGGATTATTTCCTCTCTGAGCGAAATGCACAGCAGAGAGTTAAAATGCATAAGGTACCTCCCCTAGCCATTAAGACACTGTCAAGTATGTTCTACTCACTAGAAGTCTTAGCTACTACTGTCAAAAATGAGGCAGATGCCATTTGAGACACAGGACTGAGAATCAGTGCAGTAAGGCATCATACAGCTGATTTTTGCATACTGTTTAATACAGGAACAATGGAGcctgttcaggaaagcattctctcccccagcccatgaGTGTCTGTACTGGGATGCTAGAGCACGTGCTTTTCCCTTGAGAGTTCTGTACCTGCTGTTgcacagtgaaaaaaaaaaaaaaagagtttgcaTGTACAAGAGAGACTGGCAGCAATGGATCAAGAAAGCAAAGGGTGCTCTAGGCTGGAAGATCAGACACTGCTCTGAACCCACTGGTGAGGTGATGCGGACCTGCATGCATTATGAAATGCTCAGCATTTGAGCTTTTGCCTTTCAATGCCAGGAACAGGGTCTTTCACAGCTCCACAAATATTGGTTCTACCAGTTACTGCTCACATTGAAAGAACCTGGAGCCACATTTAGATAAATGGTGGTTGGTTGCTGAAAGGAGCTGTCTCTGTGAATCACTGCCTGGCTTGCTCCCCTTTGTTGGTGGGTGGAAAATGCTGAAAAGAAGGATTGATTTTGGCACAgcaccttttaaaatgaaatctgtctTGAGAGCCTTCCCACTAATCCACCCCCCCATCTTACTGAAATCTTTAAAGCAATATAACACCACTACCCCCTTGTTCCGCCCAGGAACAGAAATGAGACATTCGATGAATAAAACCATCTCTTTCCTCACCTAGAGAAGGATGCAGCTGCTTCTGACATtctctttttccctccctccctccgggtGTGGAAGGGCTTTCCCCTTGCTCAGGCCTGGGTAGAGAATACTGTAATTTTTAAAACCAATGTCTTCTTAGCATAACTCTCCAATTGTACAAACAATGCTCTAACCAGCAGctggattttatatacacagaggcgTTTTAGTTCTGAGGGGAATGTGGTATTCACTTGTTAGAgttaaaaaggaaacagaaaaaataacCAAACAGCACACTGAATGATACTACTGTGTATCTGCTCACAGtactttaaatttaaaagccAATACTGAAGTACTCAATGAAATGTGGATTCCTTGGGTTAGTTCCAATTCTaggaagttaaaaacaaaacaataaaataaccctAGGCAATGTTCCTTGAAGTAGTAGGATATCTCATCTATCATCAGATTACTGGTGCCACTGTAAATTAAATTCTCAAGACATCTGTGCCTTTAACAGGGGAAGGTACAGCAGGAGCAGGTATATGTAAAATGCTGGCAGGTTTTGTTGAATCCATAGAGAATCCGTCCTGGACCTAAGCTGTCGTGTCCTGAGAAGCTACATTGCTCCCATTACCACTCTTTTTTCTTCTCATCCATGGAGACACCACCAGGACCCAGCGCCACCACCAGAAGAAGCCCTCCAATGACAGACATGGTCTGGAAGAAGTCGTACTTGAGGAAGTCATGCATGGGCTTGTAGGCCGGGATGGTCCAGAAGGCGTTAAAGTAGATGTTGATGGCAAACAGCCAGATGACCAGAGTCAAGGCAGCCAGCTTGGTCTTAAAGCCAATCGCCACTAAGATAATCAGGGCTGTGCCCACGATGTTCTGGAGAATCTGCAggagcagagtggggaggaaagaggagagtcAGGGTTATACACAGCTATGTTATGGTATCCTATAGAGCACAGGCACTGCATACCCAGCTCGCACAGGTatgaatagcagtgtagacagcaaGCCACAGCTTAGGGTGGGCAGAGTGTCCTACACACCCCAGGGTATAGACCCTGCACACTCAAGCCATGCCACCCATGTCTGCACTGCTAATTTTAGCAGTGTCATGTTCTGCTGCCTCCCCCTGTCAGAGCCTTTCCTCGCCACAGTGAAAGCATCTGGCAGCTGTAggagtctttccccactgccagagcctttcactggggtgtgtagctacacatataGT
This region of Eretmochelys imbricata isolate rEreImb1 chromosome 16, rEreImb1.hap1, whole genome shotgun sequence genomic DNA includes:
- the SURF2 gene encoding surfeit locus protein 2, coding for MCEVPAEVQRFLQQHPVLRLIEPGNKVKCRLTGHELPCRMPELQAYTSGKKYLRLIKTARAFDYSEFEPHIVPSTKNPHQLFCKLTLRHINRLPEHVLRHVQGRRYQRALKKYEECQKEGVEYVPACLLQKRQRRRDDQAEGSRQPRRKGEFWEPMSSEEEEDDTDDSMSDLYPSELFPEKRPVVQGDREGGDDFVTDSEEDGAKPAEENSSMNGEESEKMDETRRAGNKRGKPQLNSLKKKFKSHHRKPKSFRKAANGK